In a genomic window of Streptomyces koelreuteriae:
- a CDS encoding ROK family glucokinase: MSTYRDFTAPIGSRRATVLRTVGTRERRSHLSAPRVPTVGIDIGGTKVMAGVVDADGNILEKLRTETPDKSKSPKVVEDTIAELVLDLSDRHDVHAVGIGAAGWVDADRNRVLFAPHLSWRNEPLRDRLAERLAVPVLVDNDANSAAWAEWRFGAGRGEDHLVMITLGTGIGGAILEDGQVKRGKYGVAGEFGHMQVVPGGHRCPCGNRGCWEQYSSGNALVREARELAAADSPVAYGIIEHVKGNISEISGPMITELAREGDAMCIELLQDIGQWLGVGIANLAAALDPSCFVIGGGVSAADDLLIGPARDAFRRHLTGRGYRPEARITRAQLGPEAGMVGAADLARLVARRFRRAKRRRVERFERYERYAQARRSTQETP, translated from the coding sequence ATGAGCACCTACCGCGACTTCACCGCCCCCATCGGCTCCCGCCGTGCCACCGTGCTCCGCACGGTCGGCACCCGGGAGCGCCGCTCACACCTGTCGGCACCCCGCGTGCCGACGGTCGGCATCGACATCGGCGGTACGAAGGTGATGGCGGGCGTCGTGGACGCCGACGGCAACATCCTGGAGAAGCTCCGCACGGAGACCCCGGACAAGTCCAAGAGCCCCAAGGTCGTCGAGGACACCATCGCCGAGCTGGTCCTGGACCTCTCCGACCGGCACGACGTGCACGCCGTCGGCATCGGCGCGGCCGGCTGGGTCGACGCCGACCGCAACCGCGTGCTGTTCGCCCCCCACCTGTCCTGGCGCAACGAACCGCTGCGCGACCGGCTGGCCGAGCGGCTCGCCGTGCCCGTCCTGGTCGACAACGACGCCAACAGCGCCGCCTGGGCCGAGTGGCGCTTCGGCGCCGGGCGCGGCGAGGACCACCTCGTCATGATCACGCTCGGCACCGGCATCGGCGGCGCGATCCTGGAGGACGGCCAGGTCAAGCGCGGCAAGTACGGCGTCGCCGGTGAGTTCGGCCATATGCAGGTCGTGCCCGGCGGGCACCGCTGCCCGTGCGGCAACCGCGGCTGCTGGGAGCAGTACAGCTCGGGAAACGCCCTGGTCCGCGAGGCACGTGAGCTGGCCGCCGCCGACTCGCCGGTGGCGTACGGGATCATCGAGCACGTCAAGGGCAACATCTCCGAGATCAGCGGCCCGATGATCACCGAGCTGGCCCGTGAGGGCGACGCCATGTGCATCGAGCTGCTCCAGGACATCGGCCAGTGGCTCGGCGTCGGCATCGCCAACCTCGCGGCCGCCCTCGACCCCTCCTGCTTCGTGATCGGCGGCGGTGTCTCGGCCGCCGACGACCTGCTGATCGGCCCCGCGCGGGACGCCTTCCGCCGGCATCTGACGGGCCGCGGCTACCGCCCCGAGGCCCGTATCACCCGGGCCCAGCTCGGCCCCGAGGCCGGCATGGTCGGCGCGGCCGACCTGGCCCGGCTGGTCGCCCGCCGCTTCCGCCGCGCCAAGCGCCGCCGGGTGGAGCGGTTCGAGCGCTACGAGCGGTACGCGCAGGCCCGCCGCAGTACCCAGGAGACGCCGTGA
- the allB gene encoding allantoinase AllB encodes MSDAELVLRSTRVITPEGTRAASVAVADGTITAVLPYDAPVPEGARLEDLGDHVLLPGLVDTHVHVNDPGRTEWEGFWTATRAAAAGGITTLVDMPLNSLPPTTTVAHLRTKQRVAADKAHIDVGFWGGALPDNVKDLRPLHEAGVFGFKAFLSPSGVDEFPHLDRDPLARAMAEIAALDGLLIVHAEDPHLLATAPQQPGPRYSDFLASRPRDAEDTAIAQLIREAKALHARVHILHLSSSDALPMIAEAKAEGVRVTVETCPHYLTLTAEEVPDGASEFKCCPPIRESANQDLLWQALADGTIDCVVTDHSPSTADLKTDDFATAWGGISGLQLSLAAMWTEARRRGHGLEDVVRWMSARTSELVGLDTRKGAIAVGRDADFAVLAPDETFTVDPAALQHRNHVTAYSGKTLHGVVKSTWLRGQRIVADGEFTEPKGQLLTRTD; translated from the coding sequence GTGTCCGACGCTGAACTGGTGCTCCGCTCGACGCGTGTCATCACTCCCGAGGGGACGCGCGCCGCGTCCGTCGCGGTCGCCGACGGCACGATCACGGCCGTCCTGCCCTACGACGCGCCCGTACCGGAGGGCGCCCGCCTGGAGGACCTGGGTGACCACGTCCTGCTGCCCGGCCTGGTCGACACCCATGTGCATGTGAACGACCCCGGCCGCACCGAGTGGGAGGGCTTCTGGACCGCCACCCGCGCCGCGGCGGCCGGTGGCATCACGACCCTCGTCGACATGCCCCTCAACTCCCTCCCGCCGACCACGACCGTCGCGCACCTGCGCACCAAGCAGCGGGTCGCCGCCGACAAGGCGCACATCGACGTCGGCTTCTGGGGCGGCGCCCTGCCCGACAACGTCAAGGACCTCCGCCCGCTGCACGAGGCCGGCGTCTTCGGCTTCAAGGCGTTCCTGTCGCCGTCCGGCGTGGACGAGTTCCCGCACCTCGACCGCGACCCGCTCGCCCGCGCCATGGCCGAGATCGCCGCCCTCGACGGACTGCTCATCGTGCACGCCGAGGACCCCCACCTCCTCGCCACCGCCCCGCAGCAGCCCGGCCCCCGGTACTCCGACTTCCTCGCCTCCCGCCCCCGGGACGCCGAGGACACCGCCATCGCCCAGCTCATCCGCGAGGCGAAGGCCCTCCACGCGCGCGTGCACATCCTGCACCTGTCCTCCAGCGACGCCCTGCCGATGATCGCCGAGGCGAAGGCGGAGGGCGTCCGCGTCACCGTGGAGACCTGCCCCCACTACCTGACCCTCACCGCCGAGGAAGTCCCCGACGGCGCCAGCGAGTTCAAGTGCTGCCCGCCGATCCGCGAGTCCGCCAACCAGGACCTGCTCTGGCAGGCGCTCGCCGACGGCACCATCGACTGCGTCGTCACCGACCACTCCCCGTCCACCGCCGACCTCAAGACGGACGACTTCGCGACCGCGTGGGGCGGCATCTCCGGGCTCCAGCTCAGCCTGGCGGCGATGTGGACGGAGGCCCGCCGGCGCGGCCACGGTCTGGAGGACGTGGTCCGCTGGATGTCCGCCCGCACCTCCGAACTGGTCGGGCTCGACACCCGCAAGGGCGCCATCGCGGTCGGCCGCGACGCCGACTTCGCCGTCCTCGCACCCGACGAGACCTTCACCGTCGACCCGGCGGCCCTCCAGCACCGCAACCACGTCACGGCGTACTCGGGGAAGACCCTCCACGGCGTCGTGAAGTCCACCTGGCTGCGCGGACAGCGCATCGTCGCGGACGGCGAGTTCACCGAACCGAAGGGGCAGCTCCTCACCCGAACCGACTGA
- a CDS encoding IclR family transcriptional regulator has product MPTSSASTTDSARSSANGGVQSLERAFDLLERMADAGGEVGLSELSASSGLPLPTIHRLMRTLVACGYVRQQPNRRYALGPRLIRLGESASRLLGTWARPYLARLVEETGETANMALLDGDEIVYVAQVPSKHSMRMFTEVGRRVLPHSTGVGKALLASFPADEVRALLHRTGMPAATEKTITTPDGFIAALEDVRRQGYAIDDNEQEIGVRCLAVSVPDSPTAAAISISGPAGRVTEAAMDKIVPVLQQVAAELSQALANQNPA; this is encoded by the coding sequence GTGCCGACGTCCAGCGCCAGCACCACCGACTCCGCCCGGTCCTCCGCCAACGGCGGCGTACAGTCCCTGGAGCGCGCCTTCGACCTGCTCGAACGGATGGCGGACGCGGGTGGCGAGGTCGGCCTGAGCGAGTTGTCCGCGAGCAGCGGACTGCCCCTGCCGACCATCCACCGCCTGATGCGCACCCTGGTGGCCTGCGGGTACGTCCGTCAGCAGCCGAACCGGCGGTACGCGCTCGGTCCGCGACTGATCCGGCTCGGCGAGTCGGCCTCCCGGCTGCTGGGCACCTGGGCCCGGCCCTACCTCGCCCGGCTGGTCGAGGAGACCGGCGAGACGGCGAACATGGCGCTGCTGGACGGGGACGAGATCGTGTACGTCGCGCAGGTGCCGTCGAAGCACTCGATGCGCATGTTCACGGAGGTCGGCCGGCGCGTGCTGCCGCACTCCACGGGCGTGGGCAAGGCCCTGCTCGCGAGCTTCCCGGCGGACGAGGTGCGCGCCCTGCTGCACCGCACGGGCATGCCCGCCGCGACGGAGAAGACGATCACGACGCCGGACGGGTTCATCGCGGCGCTGGAGGACGTCCGCCGGCAGGGCTACGCGATCGACGACAACGAGCAGGAGATCGGGGTCCGCTGCCTGGCGGTCTCGGTGCCGGACTCCCCCACCGCCGCGGCCATCTCCATCTCCGGCCCGGCGGGCCGGGTCACGGAGGCGGCGATGGACAAGATCGTGCCGGTGCTCCAGCAGGTCGCCGCCGAACTGTCTCAGGCCCTGGCCAACCAGAACCCCGCCTGA
- a CDS encoding response regulator transcription factor yields MTAIRLLLVDDDPLVRAGLSFMMGGADDIEIVGEAADGGEVEELVDRTRPDVVLMDIRMPTVDGLTATERLRARQDAPQVVVLTTFHADEQVLRALRVGAAGFVLKDTPPTEILAAVRRVAAGDPVLSPTVTRQLMRHAVGTAADTRRARARARMAVLNDREREVAVAVGRGLANAEIATGLYMSVATVKTHVSRVLAKLDLNNRVQIALLAYDAGLLEEEEHEGH; encoded by the coding sequence ATGACTGCGATCAGACTTCTCCTCGTCGACGACGATCCGCTGGTGCGGGCCGGGCTGTCCTTCATGATGGGCGGCGCCGACGACATCGAGATCGTCGGAGAGGCCGCCGACGGCGGCGAGGTGGAGGAACTCGTCGACCGCACCCGCCCGGACGTCGTGCTCATGGACATCCGGATGCCGACGGTGGACGGTCTCACGGCCACGGAACGGCTGCGCGCCCGCCAGGACGCCCCGCAAGTGGTGGTGCTCACCACCTTCCACGCCGACGAACAGGTGCTGCGGGCGCTGCGCGTGGGCGCCGCCGGTTTCGTCCTCAAGGACACCCCGCCCACCGAGATCCTCGCGGCGGTACGCCGGGTCGCGGCCGGCGACCCGGTCCTGTCGCCCACCGTCACCCGCCAGCTCATGCGGCACGCGGTCGGCACCGCCGCCGACACGCGCCGCGCACGCGCGCGTGCCCGCATGGCCGTCCTCAACGACCGCGAGCGCGAGGTCGCCGTGGCGGTCGGCCGGGGCCTGGCCAACGCCGAGATCGCCACCGGCCTCTACATGAGCGTCGCCACCGTCAAGACCCACGTCTCCCGCGTCCTGGCCAAGCTCGACCTCAACAACCGGGTGCAGATCGCGCTGCTGGCGTACGACGCGGGGCTCCTGGAGGAGGAGGAACACGAGGGGCACTGA
- a CDS encoding SDR family oxidoreductase, which yields MTSQGTSQATVQKALHGKAALVTGGSRGIGAATALRLAQEGADVAVGYVHGKEAAEEVVRAVSALGRRSVALRADAADAAEAAGVVASAAEALGGLDILVNNAGVGVLGPLETLSLEDVDRVLDINVRGVFLASRAAAAWLHEGGRIITIGSCMAHRVPGPGGTLYAMSKAALAGLTKALARELGGRGITANLVLPGPINTDMNPADGPYAQGQAAMTALGRYGTADEVASMVAYLAGATYVTGAEFAVDGGHAA from the coding sequence ATGACTTCACAAGGAACTTCTCAGGCGACTGTTCAGAAGGCTCTGCACGGCAAGGCCGCTCTCGTGACCGGCGGGAGCCGTGGCATCGGCGCAGCTACGGCGCTGCGGCTGGCCCAAGAGGGCGCGGACGTGGCCGTCGGCTATGTGCACGGCAAGGAGGCGGCCGAGGAGGTCGTACGGGCCGTGTCGGCGCTGGGGCGCCGGTCGGTGGCGCTGCGGGCGGATGCGGCGGACGCCGCCGAGGCCGCTGGTGTGGTGGCCTCGGCGGCCGAGGCGCTGGGCGGCCTCGACATCCTGGTGAACAACGCGGGCGTGGGGGTTCTCGGGCCGCTGGAGACGCTGTCCCTGGAGGACGTCGACCGGGTCCTCGACATCAACGTACGAGGTGTCTTCCTGGCGTCCCGGGCGGCCGCCGCGTGGCTGCACGAGGGCGGGCGGATCATCACGATCGGCAGTTGCATGGCACACCGCGTGCCGGGGCCCGGCGGGACGCTCTACGCGATGAGCAAGGCGGCCCTGGCCGGTCTGACGAAAGCCTTGGCCAGGGAGCTGGGCGGGCGCGGGATCACGGCGAACCTGGTCCTCCCCGGCCCGATCAACACGGACATGAATCCGGCGGACGGTCCGTACGCACAGGGCCAGGCGGCGATGACCGCGCTGGGGCGGTACGGGACGGCGGACGAGGTGGCGTCGATGGTCGCCTACCTCGCGGGGGCGACGTATGTGACCGGTGCGGAGTTCGCCGTGGACGGCGGGCACGCGGCCTGA
- a CDS encoding sensor histidine kinase, with protein MSTVSRDNAGQSAPVLPGETPSLFTGPRWFIPSALLRELDPDTERDGRRPRRTARDWVVDFCCFLLAVLVGMIAMEALVENPHVPAGLAVVDQMIGALACAAVWLRRRWPLGLAVALTPVTFVSDTAGGAGVIALFTLAVHRPFRYVAWVGGVNVSLVPLFYWLRPDADISYPVSVVFAVLLTVAIVGWGMFVRAKRQLLVSLRDRARRAETEARLRAEQAQRLAREAIAREMHDVLAHRLTLLSVHAGALEFRPDAPPAQTARAAGVIRESAHEALQDLREIIGVLRAGEPDDTGRPQPTLGALDTLVAESRQAGMKVSLDQRVGDPAAVPSSVGRTAYRIAQEGLTNARKHAPGTEVTVSVTGAPGDGLTVSVHNPPPEGEVPPVPGSGQGLIGLTERATLAGGRLAHGPTPEGGFEVRAWLPWG; from the coding sequence TTGTCGACCGTGAGTCGTGACAACGCGGGGCAGTCGGCCCCGGTGCTGCCGGGGGAGACACCCTCGCTGTTCACCGGGCCCAGATGGTTCATCCCCTCCGCCCTGCTGCGCGAACTCGACCCGGACACCGAACGGGACGGGCGCCGGCCCCGGCGCACCGCGCGCGACTGGGTCGTCGACTTCTGCTGCTTCCTGCTCGCCGTGCTGGTCGGGATGATCGCCATGGAGGCGCTCGTCGAGAACCCCCACGTCCCGGCGGGGCTGGCCGTCGTCGACCAGATGATCGGCGCGCTGGCCTGCGCGGCGGTCTGGCTGCGCCGCCGCTGGCCGCTGGGTCTCGCCGTGGCGCTGACCCCCGTCACCTTCGTCTCGGACACCGCGGGCGGGGCGGGCGTGATCGCCCTGTTCACCCTCGCTGTGCACCGCCCCTTCCGGTACGTGGCCTGGGTGGGCGGCGTCAACGTGTCGCTGGTCCCGCTGTTCTACTGGCTGCGCCCCGACGCGGACATCTCCTACCCGGTGAGCGTGGTCTTCGCCGTGCTGCTCACGGTGGCGATCGTCGGCTGGGGCATGTTCGTACGGGCCAAGCGGCAGTTGCTGGTGAGCCTCAGGGACCGTGCCCGGCGGGCCGAGACGGAGGCGCGGCTGCGGGCCGAGCAGGCGCAGCGGCTTGCCCGCGAGGCCATCGCGCGGGAGATGCACGACGTACTCGCCCACCGGCTGACGCTGCTGAGCGTGCACGCGGGCGCCCTGGAGTTCCGGCCCGACGCGCCCCCGGCACAGACCGCGCGGGCGGCGGGTGTGATCCGGGAGAGCGCGCACGAGGCCCTCCAGGACCTGCGGGAGATCATCGGCGTGCTGCGGGCGGGCGAGCCCGACGACACGGGCAGACCGCAGCCGACCCTCGGGGCGCTGGACACGCTGGTCGCCGAGTCCCGCCAGGCCGGAATGAAGGTCTCCCTGGACCAGCGCGTCGGCGACCCCGCCGCCGTCCCGTCCTCCGTCGGCCGCACCGCCTACCGCATCGCCCAGGAGGGCCTGACCAACGCCCGCAAGCACGCGCCCGGCACGGAGGTCACGGTGTCCGTCACCGGCGCCCCGGGCGACGGCCTCACCGTCTCCGTCCACAACCCGCCCCCCGAGGGCGAGGTGCCCCCCGTCCCCGGCTCCGGCCAGGGCCTGATCGGCCTGACGGAACGGGCGACCCTGGCGGGCGGCCGCCTCGCGCACGGGCCCACGCCGGAGGGCGGGTTCGAGGTACGGGCATGGCTGCCCTGGGGGTGA
- a CDS encoding Gfo/Idh/MocA family protein, with translation MRIGVIGTGRIGTIHANTLSRHRDVGSLILTDADPTRAQDLAHRLGETAAPGVEEIFRWGVDAVVITTNTSAHAELIGRAARSGLPVFCEKPIALDLPGTLSAIAEVETVGTVLQMGFQRRFDTGYTGAREAVRSGRLGRLHTVRALTSDQSPPRADWLPLSGGLYRDTLIHDFDVLRWVTGREVTDVYAAGSDAGPAMFREAGDVDTAAALLTLDDGMLATITGSRMNGAGYDVRMELAGELDQIVVGLDDRTPIASTEPTGPPAADKPWTGFLERFGPAYEAELNAFVEVVRGERANPCDGREALQALRIAEACELSRRERRAVRLAEIPGGAAQTFA, from the coding sequence ATGCGCATCGGGGTCATCGGGACGGGCCGCATCGGCACGATCCACGCGAACACGCTCAGCCGGCACCGTGACGTCGGGTCCTTGATCCTCACGGACGCGGACCCCACACGGGCCCAGGACCTGGCACACCGGCTGGGTGAGACGGCGGCGCCCGGCGTGGAGGAGATCTTCCGCTGGGGGGTCGACGCCGTGGTGATCACGACGAACACGTCGGCCCACGCCGAACTGATCGGTCGGGCAGCACGCTCGGGCCTGCCGGTGTTCTGCGAGAAGCCCATCGCGCTGGACCTGCCGGGCACCCTGAGCGCGATCGCCGAGGTCGAGACGGTCGGAACGGTCCTTCAGATGGGCTTCCAGCGCCGCTTCGACACGGGCTACACGGGCGCCCGCGAGGCCGTGCGGTCCGGCAGGCTGGGGCGGCTGCACACCGTCCGGGCGCTGACCAGTGACCAGTCGCCGCCGCGCGCCGACTGGCTGCCGCTGTCGGGCGGGCTGTACCGGGACACCCTGATCCACGACTTCGACGTACTGCGCTGGGTGACGGGCCGGGAGGTGACCGATGTGTACGCGGCCGGGTCCGACGCGGGGCCGGCGATGTTCCGTGAGGCCGGCGACGTCGACACCGCCGCCGCGCTGCTCACCCTCGACGACGGCATGCTCGCCACGATCACCGGCTCCCGGATGAACGGGGCCGGCTACGACGTGCGCATGGAGCTCGCCGGGGAGCTGGACCAGATCGTGGTCGGCCTGGACGACCGTACGCCGATCGCGTCCACCGAACCGACCGGGCCGCCGGCCGCCGACAAGCCCTGGACGGGCTTCCTGGAGCGCTTCGGCCCGGCCTACGAGGCGGAGCTGAACGCGTTCGTCGAGGTCGTCCGGGGCGAGCGGGCCAACCCCTGCGACGGGCGCGAGGCGCTGCAGGCCCTGCGGATCGCCGAGGCGTGCGAGCTGTCGCGCCGGGAGCGCAGGGCGGTGCGGCTGGCGGAGATCCCCGGCGGGGCGGCCCAGACGTTCGCGTGA
- a CDS encoding sugar kinase: protein MTASLPHQGPWTDEPERPVEDRRHMIRRRALTLLIIVLLIGIPAGYLVISANQSRDSGKDKEAKYSATGLTEGWPSKLQRRIYQVPVPHPAWHVAYYETNNWKTSRLYAQFETNAAGLDAYLTGLGLTRDDLKKGHVTIGARDRKVTGWKFADNGLWSGVVNRQKNPAPTHDVVVDMSNPAYPWVFVVSRTVP from the coding sequence GTGACCGCTTCGCTGCCCCACCAGGGCCCCTGGACCGACGAGCCGGAGCGCCCGGTCGAGGACCGCCGCCACATGATCCGCCGCAGGGCGCTCACCCTGCTGATCATCGTGCTGCTCATCGGCATCCCGGCCGGCTATCTGGTGATCTCCGCCAACCAGAGCCGGGACAGCGGCAAGGACAAGGAGGCGAAGTACTCGGCGACCGGCCTCACCGAGGGCTGGCCCTCCAAGCTCCAGCGCCGGATCTACCAGGTGCCCGTCCCGCACCCGGCCTGGCACGTGGCGTACTACGAGACCAACAACTGGAAGACCAGCCGCCTGTACGCCCAGTTCGAGACCAACGCGGCCGGGCTGGACGCCTATCTGACGGGCCTCGGCCTGACCCGGGACGACCTGAAGAAGGGCCACGTCACCATCGGCGCCCGCGACCGGAAGGTCACCGGCTGGAAGTTCGCCGACAACGGCCTGTGGTCGGGCGTCGTCAACCGGCAGAAGAATCCGGCCCCCACGCACGACGTGGTGGTGGACATGTCCAACCCGGCCTACCCCTGGGTGTTCGTGGTCTCCCGGACCGTGCCCTGA
- the alc gene encoding allantoicase has product MTATPSFTGDANPYGGGDPYADYRIADFPFTQYANLADRRLGAGVLAANDEFFAQRENLLVPEPAEFDPEHFGHKGKIMDGWETRRRRGASAGHPWPTAEDHDWALVRLGAPGVIRGIVVDTAHFRGNYPQAVSVEGASVPGSPSPEELLGDDVKWTTLVPRTPVGGHAANGFSVEAEQRFTHLRVNQHPDGGIARLRVYGEVVPDPEWLQTLGTFDVVALENGGRAEDASNLFYSPASNTIQPGRSRKMDDGWETRRRRDQGNDWIRYRLAAQARIRALEIDTAYLKGNSAGWACVSVRDGEDGEWREILPRTRLQPDTNHRFVLPEPAVGTHARVDIYPDGGISRLRLFGSLTEDGARRLAARHQELGG; this is encoded by the coding sequence GTGACGGCGACCCCGAGCTTCACCGGCGACGCGAACCCCTACGGAGGCGGCGACCCTTACGCGGACTACCGCATCGCCGACTTCCCCTTCACCCAGTACGCCAATCTCGCCGACCGGCGCCTCGGGGCCGGTGTCCTCGCCGCCAACGACGAGTTCTTCGCCCAGCGCGAGAACCTCCTGGTGCCCGAGCCCGCCGAGTTCGACCCCGAGCACTTCGGGCACAAGGGCAAGATCATGGACGGCTGGGAGACGCGGCGGCGGCGCGGTGCCTCCGCCGGTCACCCGTGGCCGACGGCCGAGGACCACGACTGGGCCCTGGTGCGTCTCGGCGCGCCCGGGGTGATCCGCGGGATCGTCGTCGACACGGCCCACTTCCGCGGCAACTACCCGCAGGCGGTGTCCGTCGAGGGCGCCTCGGTGCCGGGCTCCCCCTCGCCGGAGGAACTCCTCGGGGACGACGTGAAGTGGACGACCCTGGTCCCGCGCACCCCGGTCGGCGGCCACGCGGCGAACGGTTTCTCCGTCGAGGCCGAGCAGCGCTTCACCCATCTGCGGGTGAACCAGCACCCCGACGGCGGCATCGCCCGCCTGCGCGTGTACGGCGAGGTCGTCCCGGACCCCGAGTGGCTTCAGACCCTTGGCACCTTCGACGTCGTCGCCCTGGAGAACGGCGGCCGGGCGGAGGACGCCTCCAACCTCTTCTACTCGCCCGCCTCCAACACCATCCAGCCGGGCCGCTCCCGCAAGATGGACGACGGCTGGGAGACCCGGCGCCGCCGCGACCAGGGCAACGACTGGATCCGCTACCGGCTGGCCGCCCAGGCGCGGATCCGCGCCCTGGAGATCGACACCGCCTATCTCAAGGGCAACAGCGCCGGCTGGGCGTGCGTGTCGGTCAGGGACGGCGAGGACGGCGAGTGGCGCGAGATCCTGCCGCGCACCCGCCTCCAGCCCGACACCAACCACCGCTTCGTCCTCCCGGAGCCGGCCGTCGGCACGCACGCGCGCGTGGACATCTACCCCGACGGCGGCATCTCCCGGCTGCGGCTGTTCGGCTCCCTGACGGAAGACGGCGCGAGGCGCCTCGCGGCACGTCACCAGGAGCTGGGCGGCTGA
- a CDS encoding GntR family transcriptional regulator, translated as MQLELSVDRSSPVPLYFQLSQQLEAAIEHGTLTPGSLLGNEIELAARLGLSRPTVRQAIQSLVDKGLLVRRRGVGTQVVHSQVKRPLELSSLYDDLEAAGQRPATKVLVNTVEPASAEVAAALGVAEDSDVHRVERLRLAHGEPMAYLCNFLPPGLIALDTDQLETTGLYRLMRAAGITLHSARQSIGARSATAPEAKRLAEQAGAPLLTMQRVTFDDTGRAVEYGTHTYRPTRYSFEFQLLVRT; from the coding sequence GTGCAGCTCGAGCTGAGCGTGGACCGCAGCTCTCCCGTGCCGTTGTACTTCCAGCTGTCCCAGCAGCTGGAGGCAGCGATCGAGCACGGCACGCTGACCCCCGGCAGCCTGCTGGGCAACGAGATCGAGCTCGCGGCCCGGCTCGGCCTGTCCCGGCCGACCGTCCGCCAGGCCATCCAGTCGCTCGTCGACAAGGGCCTCCTCGTACGCCGCCGCGGCGTGGGCACCCAGGTCGTCCACAGCCAGGTCAAGCGCCCGCTGGAGCTGAGCAGCCTCTACGACGACCTGGAGGCGGCGGGCCAGCGCCCGGCCACGAAGGTCCTGGTCAACACGGTGGAGCCCGCCTCCGCCGAGGTCGCCGCCGCACTCGGTGTCGCCGAGGACAGCGACGTCCACCGCGTCGAACGCCTGCGCCTCGCCCACGGCGAGCCCATGGCCTACCTCTGCAACTTCCTGCCCCCCGGCCTCATCGCCCTCGACACCGACCAGCTGGAGACCACCGGCCTCTACCGCCTGATGCGCGCCGCCGGCATCACCCTCCACAGCGCCCGCCAGTCCATCGGCGCCCGATCGGCGACAGCACCGGAGGCCAAGCGACTCGCGGAGCAGGCGGGGGCCCCGCTGCTGACCATGCAGCGCGTCACGTTCGACGACACGGGCCGAGCAGTGGAATACGGCACACACACCTACCGCCCGACGCGCTATTCGTTCGAGTTCCAGCTTCTTGTGAGGACTTGA
- a CDS encoding ribonuclease domain-containing protein gives MNFPPRASRLGAAAALVSALLIGGTVSATTADAAPTAVGDICYSKLPSQAHDTLDLIEQGGPYPYEQDGTVFQNREGILPQQSTGYYHEYTVKTPGSSNRGARRIVTGEENQEDYYTADHYESFDLVDYGC, from the coding sequence ATGAATTTCCCCCCACGCGCCTCGCGGCTCGGCGCAGCAGCCGCCCTCGTATCCGCTCTCCTCATCGGCGGGACCGTCTCCGCCACCACGGCCGACGCGGCCCCCACCGCCGTCGGTGACATCTGCTACAGCAAACTGCCGTCCCAGGCCCACGACACCCTCGACCTGATCGAGCAGGGCGGCCCCTACCCGTACGAGCAGGACGGCACCGTCTTCCAGAACCGGGAGGGCATCCTGCCCCAGCAGTCGACCGGGTACTACCACGAGTACACGGTCAAGACCCCCGGCTCCTCCAACCGCGGTGCGCGGCGCATCGTCACCGGTGAGGAGAACCAGGAGGACTACTACACGGCCGACCACTACGAGTCGTTCGACCTGGTCGACTACGGCTGCTGA
- a CDS encoding dihydrofolate reductase family protein has product MGKLVSTLFVTLDGVYQAPGGPKEDTRGDFPHGGWSFWYADEDFGRFVTDVFARPAAFLLGRRTYDIFSSYWPKMTDPDDPVASKLNSLPKYVPSSTLKDPDWAGTTVLSGDLGQEVTDLKERTDGEIQVHGSGALVRSLLSLDLVDTLHLLTFPVVLGTGFRLFPEGAVPTAFRHRGGSVSGAGVSMQTYDLAGRPEYGEYKLPEDA; this is encoded by the coding sequence ATGGGCAAGCTCGTCTCCACCCTCTTCGTCACGCTCGACGGCGTCTACCAGGCCCCCGGCGGGCCGAAGGAGGACACCCGCGGGGACTTCCCCCACGGCGGCTGGAGCTTCTGGTACGCCGACGAGGACTTCGGCCGGTTCGTCACCGACGTCTTCGCCCGCCCGGCCGCCTTCCTGCTCGGCCGCCGTACCTACGACATCTTCTCCTCGTACTGGCCCAAGATGACCGACCCGGACGACCCGGTCGCCTCGAAGCTCAACTCACTGCCGAAGTACGTGCCTTCCTCGACCCTGAAGGATCCCGACTGGGCGGGCACCACCGTGCTCTCCGGGGACCTCGGCCAGGAGGTCACCGACCTGAAGGAGCGCACCGACGGCGAGATCCAGGTGCACGGCAGCGGCGCCCTCGTCCGCTCCCTGCTCTCGCTCGACCTCGTCGACACCCTCCACCTGCTGACCTTCCCGGTCGTGCTCGGCACCGGCTTCCGGCTGTTCCCGGAGGGCGCCGTACCGACCGCGTTCCGGCACCGGGGAGGGAGCGTCTCCGGCGCGGGCGTCTCGATGCAGACGTACGACCTGGCGGGCCGCCCGGAGTACGGCGAGTACAAACTGCCGGAGGACGCGTAG